One genomic segment of Panicum virgatum strain AP13 chromosome 2N, P.virgatum_v5, whole genome shotgun sequence includes these proteins:
- the LOC120658511 gene encoding exportin-T-like, with translation MDDLEQAILLASDSAAAAASPPVRAEALAFCARARDESPPSSLLRLCLSGLASSPHTQVHFWCLQSLHDALLHRRLVLPDDLALLRSSLLSLAVSSHAASPPFLRNKLAQLVALLIRLDYPHVYPSYFLDLLPPAPPQPGLTDMFARVLISLDDDLLSQEYPRSADEATDSMWVKDSMRAQCVPQIARHWHAAASTLRTADPAAAAVALDAARRCISWIDVGLVANDVFVPLLFDIAMSPGSAAPLAAAAVGCLAAVAAKRMDARAKVGLLRSLLVAQQALGSPDSGLKMAPLVTTYAAEALECYRRLGASDADGAAALEMLEEVLPAVFAAAETSDDEEVDAGSVLEFLSGYVSMMKAPSEKQLGHLGRILEVVRVQMSYDPVYREHLDVLDKIGKEEEDLKVEQRKDLIALFRSICRVAPAAAQLFIRGLLVTALSSAEASVEDVEVALTLFYRLGEAVGEEEIRTGTGLLGELVPMLLAARFSCHTHRLVALVYLETVTRYMKFMQEHVQYVPHLLGVFLDNRGIHHQNAHVSRRAGYLFMRAVKLLKAKLVPYLDTILQSLQDVLSQFTSMDWANKDAKFPSSEDGSQIFEAVGLLISIEEVSPEMQAQYLTALLNPLCHQIESLVMDAKAQGLEESSPRAISLQQIIVALNMVSKGFNERLVMGNRPAIGVMFKKTLDVVLQVIVSFPNVKPLRSKVISFLHRMIEILGTPVLPYIPIALRQLLLDNEAKDMVEFLVLVNQIICKFKSSASTILEEIFPTIASHLSVILSQDAFSAGPASNTEEMRELQELQRTLYTFLHAMATHDLSTILLTPSCVQYLDTIMQLLLFTSCKHKDILLRKACVQIFVNLVKDWCTNSEDKITGFREFMIEKFATNCCLYSVLDKSFDLRDANSLVLFGEIVVAQKIMYERFGDVFIKKFVETDLTKVCCPPDLAKQYCQKLQGNDIKAFRSFYQSLIEKLRPLGNGSLVFR, from the exons ATGGACGACCTCGAGCAGGCCATCCTGCTGGCTtccgactccgccgccgccgcggcgtcccctCCCGTCCGCGCGGAGGCACTCGCCttttgcgcccgcgcccgcgacgAGTCCCCGCCGTCGTCGCTCCTCCGCCTCTGCCTATCCGGCCTCGCCTCCTCCCCGCACACGCAGGTCCACTTCTGGTGCCTCCAGTCCCTTCACGACgcgctcctccaccgccgcctcgtGCTCCCAGACGACCTCGCGCTGCTCCGCTCCTCGCTCCTCTCGCTAGCGGTTTCCTCAcacgccgcgtcgccgccgtttCTCCGCAACAAGCTCGCCCAGCTTGTTGCGCTCCTCATCCGACTCGATTACCCCCATGTCTACCCCTCCTATTTCCTGGacctcctccctcccgcgccgccgcagccgggcCTGACGGACATGTTCGCGAGGGTCCTCATCTCCCTCGACGACGACCTGCTCTCTCAGGAGTACCCTCGCAGTGCCGACGAGGCTACCGACTCTATGTGGGTGAAGGATTCTATGCGCGCGCAGTGTGTGCCCCAGATCGCCCGCCACTGGCACGCAGCCGCCTCGACACTCCGTACAGCTGATCCTGCCGCTGCAGCGGTAGCCCTTGACGCGGCGCGCAGATGCATCTCGTGGATCGATGTCGGACTGGTGGCTAACGATGTGTTTGTTCCTCTACTCTTTGACATTGCAATGTCACCTGGAAGCGCAGCtccgcttgctgctgctgcagtggGGTGCCTCGCTGCTGTGGCAGCGAAGAGGATGGACGCAAGGGCGAAGGTGGGATTGCTGAGGTCGCTCCTGGTTGCACAGCAAGCACTCGGTAGCCCAGACAGCGGATTAAAGATGGCACCCTTGGTAACAACATATGCTGCAGAGGCCCTTGAATGTTATCGGAGGCTTGGCGCTAGTGACGCTGATGGAGCTGCAGCTTTGGAGATGCTGGAAGAGGTGCTGCCGGCTGTATTTGCAGCTGCAGAGACCTCCGATGATGAAGAGGTGGATGCGGGTTCCGTCCTTGAGTTCTTATCTGGCTATGTAAGCATGATGAAGGCACCGTCTGAGAAGCAGTTGGGACACTTGGGACGGATCCTGGAGGTGGTACGGGTGCAGATGTCATATGATCCAGTATATAGGGAGCATCTTGATGTGCTTGACAAGatagggaaggaggaggaggatctcAAGGTAGAGCAACGGAAGGATTTGATTGCATTGTTCCGGAGCATTTGTCGTGTAGCGCCAGCTGCTGCTCAGCTGTTCATAAGAGGGTTGCTTGTAACAGCTCTCTCGTCTGCAGAAGCTAGCGTGGAGGATGTTGAGGTCGCTCTTACCCTGTTCTACCGGCTTGGAGAAGCAGTGGGTGAGGAAGAGATCCGGACTGGGACAGGGCTGCTGGGGGAGCTTGTGCCCATGCTCCTTGCTGCGAGATTCTCATGTCACACACACCGCTTAGTAGCATTGGTTTATCTGGAGACAGTAACCCGCTATATGAAGTTCATGCAGGAGCATGTGCAGTATGTGCCACACCTGCTTGGTGTGTTCTTGGATAACCGTGGCATACACCATCAAAATGCCCACGTGAGCCGGCGTGCAGGATACTTATTCATGAGGGCAGTTAAGTTATTGAAGGCAAAGCTGGTGCCTTACCTGGATACCATTTTGCAG AGCCTTCAAGATGTTCTAAGCCAATTCACCTCTATGGATTGGGCAAACAAAGATGCGAAGTTTCCCAGCTCTGAGGATGGCAGCCAAATTTTCGAG GCTGTTGGATTATTAATCAGCATTGAAGAGGTCTCACCAGAGATGCAGGCTCAGTACTTGACTGCTCTGCTTAATCCTCTCTGTCATCAG ATTGAGTCACTTGTTATGGATGCCAAAGCACAAGGACTTGAAGAATCATCACCGAGAGCCATTAGTCTTCAACAGATTATTGTTGCATTGAATATGGTCAGCAAG GGCTTTAATGAGCGCCTTGTGATGGGAAATAGGCCAGCTATTGGGGTGATGTTCAAGAAA ACCCTTGATGTTGTTTTGCAAGTCATCGTCTCATTTCCTAATGTGAAACCTCTGCGATCTAAG GTCATATCCTTTCTGCATCGGATGATTGAGATATTAGGTACCCCAGTGCTTCCATATATCCCAATCGCACTGCGACAATTGCTTCTTGATAATGAG GCTAAAGATATGGTGGAGTTTCTCGTATTGGTAAACCAAATAATCTGCAAATTCAAATCGTCAGCTAGCACTATATTGGAAGAAATCTTTCCTACTATTGCAAGTCATTTGTCTGTGATACTATCACAAGATGCATTTTCAGCTGGTCCTGCAAGCAATACTGAG GAAATGAGAGAACTGCAAGAGTTGCAGAGGACATTATACACATTCTTGCATGCTATGGCAACCCATGATCTTTCTACAATTCTCCTTACTCCTAGCTGTGTGCAGTATCTGGATACTATAATGCAGTTGCTTTTATTTACTTCATGTAAACATAAGGATATACTACTCCGCAAG GCATGTGTACAAATTTTTGTGAACCTTGTAAAAGACTGGTGCACTAACTCTGAAGATAAG ATTACTGGCTTCCGAGAATTTATGATTGAGAAGTTTGCTACTAATTGCTGTTTGTACAGCGTCCTTGATAAATCATTTGATTTACGTGACGCTAATTCG CTTGTTCTCTTTGGTGAAATTGTGGTGGCCCAAAAGATTATGTATGAAAGATTTGGGGATGTCTTCATTAAGAAGTTTGTAGAAACTGATCTTACGAAAGTTTGTTGCCCACCAGACCTAGCTAAACAGTACTGCCAGAAGTTACAG GGAAATGATATCAAGGCATTCAGGTCATTTTATCAATCGCTTATCGAGAAATTAAGACCGCTAGGGAATGGGAGTCTTGTATTCAGATAG
- the LOC120658557 gene encoding serine/threonine-protein kinase RIPK-like — translation MRTRKEKASAWRSLLGGCLGGGAKGDRRRKVRPGGGGRLSFTDLSGAADQDLSVSLVGSNLHVFSVAELREATRGFVSGNFLGEGGFGPVYKGFVADGVKKGLRPQAIAVKLWDPEGAQGHKEWLAEVIFLGQLRHPNLVKLVGYCCEDEHRLLVYEYMEHGSLENHLFKQIPAVLPWSTRLNIAVGAAKGLAFLHDAEKPVIYRDFKASNILLDSDYKAKLSDFGLAKDGPEGDDTHVSTRVMGTHGYAAPEYIMTGHLTAKSDVYSFGVVLLEILTGRRSVDKARPSREQNLVDYARPCLKDPLKLARIMDPAMEGQYSARAAQSAALVAYRCLSGSPKNRPDMSAVVEALEPLLSLKDDEPLGPAGPVGPLVLFVAATDQAPAPEEKKERAPRKDVRRRRPMSPKASPRKRAGAGQKEEFWVWHLPAEQMA, via the exons ATGAggacgaggaaggagaaggcgtCGGCGTGGAGGTCGCTGCTGGGCGGCTGCCTCGGCGGCGGAGCCAAGGGGGACAGGCGGCGGAAGGTgcgtccgggcggcggcgggcggctgtCGTTCACGGACctgagcggcgcggcggaccaGGACCTGTCGGTGTCGCTGGTGGGGTCGAACCTGCACGTGTTCAGCGTCGCGGAGCTGCGCGAGGCCACCAGGGGCTTCGTCTCCGGCAACTTCCTGGGCGAGGGCGGCTTCGGCCCCGTCTACAAGGGCTTCGTCGCCGACGGCGTCAAGAAGGGGCTCAGGCCGCAGGCCATCGCCGTCAAGCTCTGGGACCCCGAGGGCGCCCAGGGCCACAAAGAGTGGCTG GCGGAGGTGATCTTCCTGGGGCAGCTGCGGCACCCCAACCTGGTGAAGCTGGTCGGCTACTGCTGCGAGGACGAGCACCGCCTCCTCGTCTACGAGTACATGGAGCACGGCAGCCTCGAGAACCACCTCTTCAAGC AGATTCCTGCCGTGCTGCCTTGGTCAACCCGACTAAACATTGCAGTGGGCGCCGCAAAGGGTTTGGCTTTCCTCCACGACGCAGAGAAGCCGGTGATCTACCGTGACTTCAAGGCCTCCAACATCCTGCTCGACTCG GACTACAAGGCCAAGCTGTCAGACTTTGGGCTGGCCAAGGACGGCCCGGAGGGCGACGACACCCACGTCTCGACGCGCGTGATGGGCACCCATGGCTACGCCGCGCCGGAGTACATCATGACGGGCCACCTCACGGCGAAGAgcgacgtgtacagcttcggcGTGGTGCTGCTGGAGATCCTGACCGGGCGGCGGTCGGTGGACAAGGCGCGGCCGAGCCGGGAGCAGAACCTGGTCGACTACGCGCGGCCGTGCCTCAAGGACCCGCTCAAGCTTGCCCGGATCATGGACCCGGCCATGGAGGGCCAGTactcggcgcgggcggcgcagagCGCGGCGCTCGTCGCGTACCGGTGCCTCAGCGGCAGCCCCAAGAACCGGCCGGACATGTCCGCCGTCGTGGAGGCCCTGGAGCCGCTGCTCAGCCTCAAGGACGACGAGCCCCTGGGGCCGGCGGGGCCCGTTGGTCCGTTGGTGCTGTTCGTGGCGGCGACGGAtcaggcgccggcgccggaggagaagaaggagcgGGCACCGAGGAAGGACGTCCGCCGGCGCAGGCCCATGTCGCCCAAGGCGAGCCCCAGGaagcgcgccggcgccggccagaAGGAGGAGTTCTGGGTGTGGCACCTGCCGGCCGAGCAGATGGCCTGA